In Stigmatopora nigra isolate UIUO_SnigA chromosome 18, RoL_Snig_1.1, whole genome shotgun sequence, one genomic interval encodes:
- the kif22 gene encoding kinesin-like protein KIF22, whose translation MAQRVAVSEGGRKKTSRVMVAVRLRPFMDKQDEKGEGPCVRGLDSQNLEIVNWRNATETLKYHFDVFHGEQTTQQEVFLSSVKPILPHITRGQNASVFAYGPTGAGKTHTMLGSSQQPGVIPRALGEVFNLVNAQKEDEGWDYSIGMSYLEIYNEKVLDLLSPGSQDLPIREDKDKNILIPGLTHMSISSFSDFERHFVPASLNRTTASTKLNQRSSRSHAILLVKVVRTERSLPRRQQTGKLYLVDLAGSEDNRRTGNRGIRLKESGAINLSLFTLSKVVDSLRSGAPTRVPYRDSKLTRLLQDSLGGSAHSLMIVNIAPEYEYCFDTVGALNFAAKSKLIVNKPFTRETVAVLPVKRAREDHEAGQPATEPHKKKQKDEKKAERPGSSSDDSLMNRLLALEKRVMRCEGKENAGPLRDATHKEIQALREEHKASLAKKSGNGAAPLQLKQANVAKGNAQKALVQPMHDHCEASQQLVRKQSVCVMRKTGAVQLPDGKENQMVNGWESQMDQKLLEQSRQKILHILNTGSIKELKSLQQIGVKKAELIMGWREVRGAFGKLEDLSQVEGMTEKRFSTFMKANLLSLMAK comes from the exons ATGGCCCAGCGTGTGGCTGTATCGGAAGGCGGTCGCAAGAAGACCTCCAGAGTGATGGTCGCGGTTCGTCTGCGTCCTTTTATGGACAAACAAGACGAGAAAGGCGAAGGACCTTGTGTCAGAGGTTTGGACTCCCAGAACCTGGAGATTGTAAACTGGAGAAATGCTACAGAAACGCTCAAATACCA CTTCGATGTATTCCACGGTGAGCAAACGACCCAACAAGAAGTATTCCTATCATCCGTGAAGCCAATTTTACCACACATAACCAGAGGTCAAAATGCAAGTGTCTTTGCTTATGGGCCAACAGGCGCTG gTAAGACACACACAATGTTGGGGAGTTCTCAGCAGCCCGGCGTGATCCCCCGTGCTCTCGGGGAAGTTTTCAATTTGGTCAATGCTCAGAAAGAAGATGAGGGTTGGGACTATTCCATTGGAATGTCGTATTTGGAGATTTACAATGAAAAG GTACTGGATCTTCTATCGCCCGGCTCCCAGGATTTGCCCATCCGCGAGGACAAAGACAAGAACATCCTCATCCCCGGTCTGACGCACATGAGCATCTCCTCTTTTTCTGACTTTGAGCGCCATTTTGTGCCGGCTAGCCTCAATCGAACGACGGCGTCCACCAAACTCAACCAGCGCTCCAGTCGGAGTCACGCCATCCTCCTTGTAAAG GTGGTACGAACGGAGCGCTCCCTACCCCGCCGCCAACAAACGGGTAAACTCTACCTGGTGGACCTGGCCGGCTCGGAGGACAACCGGCGCACGGGCAACCGGGGCATCCGCCTGAAGGAAAGCGGCGCCATCAACCTTTCGCTCTTCACCCTCAGCAAAGTGGTGGACTCGCTGCGCTCGGGCGCCCCCACCCGCGTGCCCTACCGGGACAGCAAGCTCACGCGGCTGCTCCAGGACTCCCTCGGGGGCTCGGCGCACTCGCTCATGATCGTCAACATCGCGCCCGAGTACGAGTACTGCTTCGATACGGTCGGGGCGCTCAACTTTGCGGCCAAATCCAAACTCATCGTCAACAAGCCTTTTACGCGGGAAACCGTGGCTGTGTTGCCAG TGAAACGGGCCAGAGAGGACCACGAGGCGGGGCAGCCTGCCACcgagcctcacaaaaagaagcAGAAGGACGAGAAGAAAGCCGAACGTCCCGG CTCATCGTCCGACGACTCGCTCATGAACAGGCTACTGGCTCTGGAGAAGCGGGTGATGCGTTGCGAAGGCAAAGAAAACGCCGGCCCTCTCAGGGACGCCACTCACAAGGAGATCCAG GCGTTGAGAGAAGAGCACAAGGCTAGTTTGGCCAAGAAGTCCGGGAACGGCGCGGCGCCTCTGCAGCTCAAGCAGGCCAATGTCGCCAAGGGGAATGCGCAGAAGGCCTTGGTGCAGCCCATGCACGATCACTGTGAAG CATCCCAGCAGCTCGTCAGGAAGCAATCGGTGTGCGTCATGAGGAAAACCGGCGCCGTGCAGCTCCCGGATGGCAAAGAGAACCAAATGGTGAACGGCTGGGAGTCGCAGATGGACCAGAAACTTCTGGAACAATCCCGGCAAAAGATTCTTCACATCCTCAACACGGGTTCCATCAAAGAGCTCAAAAGCCTCCAGCAGATCGGCGTCAAGAAGGCAGAGCTGATTATGGGCTGGCGAGAAGTGCGAGGTGCCTTTGGCAAG CTGGAAGATTTAAGTCAAGTGGAGGGCATGACGGAAAAACGCTTTTCCACTTTTATGAAG GCAAATCTTCTGAGTCTGATGGCAAAGTGA
- the pagr1 gene encoding PAXIP1-associated glutamate-rich protein 1 → MQAEVTDVSLHEGIQALGVKEAENQKESKKEEESTEQKDAEMTAAPAEDAENTEGKDQDTAKPEEDKHPNASPSVAAVAEEEATPTSHKDGEWELVYSDEEMEDPKNWMPPPAEIKRLYELLSKGEMLEFNFEPLPRRPPTPERSLSPERENLDDEAEERERKERERKPPSPTEFDFDEEQQIQGTPKNSFINRRRTPGSSGRSSVKREARLDKVLSDMKRHRKMEEHILRTGRDLFKSEKKPETAALSPNSQKERDKERERDSNPNTVFSPRQRRY, encoded by the exons ATGCAGGCTGAGGTCACAGATGTGTCCCTGCATGAGGGCATCCAAGCTCTTGGTGTGAAAGAAGCAGAAAATCAAAAGGAAAGCAAAAAGGAAGAGGAAAGCACGGAGCAGAAGGATGCAGAGATGACAGCAGCACCAGCGGAGGACGCTGAAAATACTGAGGGCAAAG aCCAAGACACAGCCAAACCCGAGGAAGACAAACACCCAAACGCATCTCCATCAGTGGCGGCAGTCGCCGAGGAAGAAGCAACGCCGACGTCCCACAAGGACGGCGAATGGGAGCTGGTGTACAGCGACGAAGAAATGGAAGACCCCAAGAACTGGATGCCCCCTCCTGCTGAAATCAAGAGACTTTATGAACTGCTGTCTAAAGGTGAAATGCTGGAGTTCAACTTTGAACCCTTGCCCAGAAGACCACCCACACCTGAACGCAGTCTGTCGCCCGAAAGGGAAAACCTGGATGACGAggcagaggagagagagaggaaggagAGGGAACGCAA GCCTCCCAGTCCTACTGAATTTGACTTTGACGAAGAGCAACAGATCCAAGGGACCCCGAAAAACTCGTTCATTAACAGGCGCCGAACACCGG GTTCATCAGGTCGCTCCTCGGTGAAGAGGGAAGCTCGGCTGGACAAAGTTCTGTCGGACATGAAGCGCCATCGCAAAATGGAGGAGCACATCCTGCGTACGGGGCGAGATCTTTTCAAAAGTGAGAAGAAGCCAGAGACGGCGGCACTGTCGCCCAACAGCCAGAAGGAACGAGACAAGGAACGTGAGCGTGATAGCAATCCCAATACCGTCTTCTCGCCCAGGCAGAGGAGATACTGA
- the LOC144211918 gene encoding vesicular glutamate transporter 1-like isoform X2 yields MEIRPDRFKAVAAKTLGKIYGALEKKQENGETIELSAEGRPELVEEKELPVVDCTCFGLPRRYIIAILSGIGFCISFGIRCNLGVAIVSMVNSHTVYRDNKEVVVKAQFDWDPETVGMIHGSFFWGYIVTQIPGGFICQKFAANRVFGFAIVATSFLNMLIPSAARMHFGCVILVRIFQGLVEGVSYPACHGIWAKWAPPLERSRLATTAFCGSYAGAVIAMPLAGILVQYSGWSSVFYVYGTFGIMWYCFWIMVSYESPAAHPTITEEERNYIEESIGDSAQQSISKFNTPWRAFFTSMPVYAIIVANFCRSWTFYLLLISQPAYFEEVFGFEISKVGIVSALPHLVMTIIVPIGGQIADHLRSNHIMTTTNVRKLMNCGGFGMEATFLLVVGFSHTKGVAISFLVLAVGFSGFAISGFNVNHLDIAPRYASILMGISNGVGTLSGMVCPLIVGAMTKHKTREEWQGVFLIASVVHYGGVIFYGLFASGEKQAWAEPEQLSDEKCGILDEDELANETEELYRNAGGVGGGGGYGATAQDPNGGGGWVSDWNKTEEYVQPAAGDGQELT; encoded by the exons ATGGAGATCCGGCCAGACAGGTTTAAGGCCGTGGCAGCCAAAACTCTGGGCAAAATCTATGG GGCCCTGGAGAAAAAGCAGGAGAATGGAGAGACCATCGAATTGTCGGCTGAAGGCCGTCCGGAGCTCGTGGAGGAGAAGGAGCTGCCCGTGGTGGATTGTACTTGCTTCGGGTTGCCGCGTCGCTATATCATCGCCATCCTGTCGGGTATCGGCTTCTGTATCTCCTTTGGGATTCGCTGCAATCTGGGCGTGGCCATCGTCAGTATGGTCAATAGCCACACTGTCTACCGGGACAACAAGGAAGTGGTGGTG AAAGCTCAGTTCGACTGGGACCCCGAGACGGTGGGAATGATCCACGGCTCCTTCTTCTGGGGTTACATCGTCACTCAAATTCCCGGCGGCTTCATCTGCCAAAAATTTGCCGCCAACAG GGTTTTCGGCTTCGCCATCGTGGCGACGTCCTTCCTCAACATGCTCATCCCGTCGGCAGCCCGCATGCATTTTGGCTGCGTCATCCTCGTCAGGATCTTTCAAGGACTGGTGGAG GGGGTTTCGTACCCGGCCTGTCATGGCATCTGGGCCAAATGGGCGCCACCCCTGGAGAGAAGCCGCCTGGCTACGACGGCCTTTTGTG gttctTATGCAGGTGCTGTCATTGCCATGCCATTGGCCGGAATTCTGGTCCAGTACTCTGGATGGTCCTCAGTCTTTTATGTCTATG GAACTTTCGGAATCATGTGGTACTGCTTTTGGATCATGGTGTCATACGAAAGCCCCGCCGCCCATCCCACCATCACGGAAGAGGAGCGCAATTACATCGAGGAGAGCATCGGCGACTCGGCTCAACAGTCCATTTCG AAATTCAACACGCCATGGAGGGCCTTCTTCACCTCCATGCCCGTCTATGCTATCATCGTGGCCAACTTCTGCAGGAGTTGGACCTTCTACCTGCTCCTCATCAGCCAGCCCGCCTACTTTGAGGAGGTCTTTGGATTCGAGATCAGCAAG GTGGGAATCGTGTCGGCCCTCCCCCACTTGGTGATGACCATTATTGTGCCAATCGGAGGCCAGATTGCCGACCACCTGCGCTCCAACCACATCATGACCACCACCAATGTTAGGAAACTCATGAACTGTGGGG GTTTTGGCATGGAGGCCACCTTTCTGCTGGTGGTGGGCTTCTCCCACACCAAGGGTGTGGCCATCTCCTTCTTGGTCCTTGCGGTGGGATTTTCAGGCTTTGCCATCTCAG GTTTCAATGTCAACCACCTGGACATTGCACCGCGCTATGCCAGCATCCTGATGGGCATCTCCAATGGGGTGGGCACGCTTTCCGGGATGGTGTGCCCACTTATCGTGGGCGCCATGACTAAACATAAG acgcGCGAAGAGTGGCAAGGCGTCTTTCTCATTGCGTCCGTTGTCCATTATGGAGGCGTCATATTTTACG GCCTCTTCGCCTCGGGGGAGAAGCAAGCCTGGGCCGAACCGGAGCAGTTGAGCGACGAGAAGTGCGGCATCCTAGACGAAGACGAGCTGGCTAACGAGACGGAGGAGCTATACCGTAACGCCGGCGGGgtaggcggcggcggcggctacgGGGCCACCGCCCAGGACCCCAACGGGGGCGGCGGCTGGGTGTCAGACTGGAACAAAACAGAGGAGTATGTGCAACCGGCTGCTGGCGACGGCCAGGAGCTGACCTAA
- the LOC144211918 gene encoding vesicular glutamate transporter 1-like isoform X1, protein MEIRPDRFKAVAAKTLGKIYGALEKKQENGETIELSAEGRPELVEEKELPVVDCTCFGLPRRYIIAILSGIGFCISFGIRCNLGVAIVSMVNSHTVYRDNKEVVVKAQFDWDPETVGMIHGSFFWGYIVTQIPGGFICQKFAANRVFGFAIVATSFLNMLIPSAARMHFGCVILVRIFQGLVEGVSYPACHGIWAKWAPPLERSRLATTAFCGSYAGAVIAMPLAGILVQYSGWSSVFYVYGTFGIMWYCFWIMVSYESPAAHPTITEEERNYIEESIGDSAQQSISVRPYFTWRWHPPLSPLTLSFRFQKFNTPWRAFFTSMPVYAIIVANFCRSWTFYLLLISQPAYFEEVFGFEISKVGIVSALPHLVMTIIVPIGGQIADHLRSNHIMTTTNVRKLMNCGGFGMEATFLLVVGFSHTKGVAISFLVLAVGFSGFAISGFNVNHLDIAPRYASILMGISNGVGTLSGMVCPLIVGAMTKHKTREEWQGVFLIASVVHYGGVIFYGLFASGEKQAWAEPEQLSDEKCGILDEDELANETEELYRNAGGVGGGGGYGATAQDPNGGGGWVSDWNKTEEYVQPAAGDGQELT, encoded by the exons ATGGAGATCCGGCCAGACAGGTTTAAGGCCGTGGCAGCCAAAACTCTGGGCAAAATCTATGG GGCCCTGGAGAAAAAGCAGGAGAATGGAGAGACCATCGAATTGTCGGCTGAAGGCCGTCCGGAGCTCGTGGAGGAGAAGGAGCTGCCCGTGGTGGATTGTACTTGCTTCGGGTTGCCGCGTCGCTATATCATCGCCATCCTGTCGGGTATCGGCTTCTGTATCTCCTTTGGGATTCGCTGCAATCTGGGCGTGGCCATCGTCAGTATGGTCAATAGCCACACTGTCTACCGGGACAACAAGGAAGTGGTGGTG AAAGCTCAGTTCGACTGGGACCCCGAGACGGTGGGAATGATCCACGGCTCCTTCTTCTGGGGTTACATCGTCACTCAAATTCCCGGCGGCTTCATCTGCCAAAAATTTGCCGCCAACAG GGTTTTCGGCTTCGCCATCGTGGCGACGTCCTTCCTCAACATGCTCATCCCGTCGGCAGCCCGCATGCATTTTGGCTGCGTCATCCTCGTCAGGATCTTTCAAGGACTGGTGGAG GGGGTTTCGTACCCGGCCTGTCATGGCATCTGGGCCAAATGGGCGCCACCCCTGGAGAGAAGCCGCCTGGCTACGACGGCCTTTTGTG gttctTATGCAGGTGCTGTCATTGCCATGCCATTGGCCGGAATTCTGGTCCAGTACTCTGGATGGTCCTCAGTCTTTTATGTCTATG GAACTTTCGGAATCATGTGGTACTGCTTTTGGATCATGGTGTCATACGAAAGCCCCGCCGCCCATCCCACCATCACGGAAGAGGAGCGCAATTACATCGAGGAGAGCATCGGCGACTCGGCTCAACAGTCCATTTCGGTGCGTCCGTATTTCACCTGGCGATGGCATCCCCCCCTATCTCCCCTAACCCTTTCTTTCCGCTTTCAGAAATTCAACACGCCATGGAGGGCCTTCTTCACCTCCATGCCCGTCTATGCTATCATCGTGGCCAACTTCTGCAGGAGTTGGACCTTCTACCTGCTCCTCATCAGCCAGCCCGCCTACTTTGAGGAGGTCTTTGGATTCGAGATCAGCAAG GTGGGAATCGTGTCGGCCCTCCCCCACTTGGTGATGACCATTATTGTGCCAATCGGAGGCCAGATTGCCGACCACCTGCGCTCCAACCACATCATGACCACCACCAATGTTAGGAAACTCATGAACTGTGGGG GTTTTGGCATGGAGGCCACCTTTCTGCTGGTGGTGGGCTTCTCCCACACCAAGGGTGTGGCCATCTCCTTCTTGGTCCTTGCGGTGGGATTTTCAGGCTTTGCCATCTCAG GTTTCAATGTCAACCACCTGGACATTGCACCGCGCTATGCCAGCATCCTGATGGGCATCTCCAATGGGGTGGGCACGCTTTCCGGGATGGTGTGCCCACTTATCGTGGGCGCCATGACTAAACATAAG acgcGCGAAGAGTGGCAAGGCGTCTTTCTCATTGCGTCCGTTGTCCATTATGGAGGCGTCATATTTTACG GCCTCTTCGCCTCGGGGGAGAAGCAAGCCTGGGCCGAACCGGAGCAGTTGAGCGACGAGAAGTGCGGCATCCTAGACGAAGACGAGCTGGCTAACGAGACGGAGGAGCTATACCGTAACGCCGGCGGGgtaggcggcggcggcggctacgGGGCCACCGCCCAGGACCCCAACGGGGGCGGCGGCTGGGTGTCAGACTGGAACAAAACAGAGGAGTATGTGCAACCGGCTGCTGGCGACGGCCAGGAGCTGACCTAA
- the LOC144212111 gene encoding uncharacterized protein LOC144212111: MHHFHPLYLLLLLPVSCSLSPLSSHQDPLPLPPPAPKHAVVLQPNQGTTNHLNAKPTPPVDQGSSKVGVFIAAAVGTCTLMAAVYCIYNKFYNKQPYLHTYLREDQDPHPDLRPTGYGTLSDTPSVISAPPYLSPPPSSMPFPSFLRATSSGSSSGSFRSISAKDLQQSCI, encoded by the exons ATGCATCATTTTCATCCACTGTACCTGCTGCTTCTTCTGCCAGTAAGCTGTAGCCTGAGTCCCCTTTCCAGCCACCAGGACCCTTTGCCGCTCCCTCCTCCGGCACCGAAACACGCCGTTGTCCTACAACCAAATCAGGGGACGACAAACCATTTAAATGCAAAACCAACAC CTCCAGTAGACCAAGGCAGTAGCAAGGTGGGTGTCTTTATCGCGGCAGCGGTTGGGACGTGTACCCTGATGGCGGCTGTGTATTGCATCTACAACAAGTTTTACAACAAACAACCCTACCTGCACACCTATCTTCGAGAAGACCAAG ATCCTCACCCGGACCTGCGACCCACTGGCTACGGCACCCTTTCAGACACGCCCTCTGTCATCTCCGCCCCACCTTACTTGTCCCCGCCCCCTTCCTCTATGCCTTTCCCTTCTTTTTTAAGAGCCACCTCCTCTGGTTCCTCCTCAGGCTCCTTTAGAAGCATCTCTGCTAAAGATCTGCAGCAAAGTTGCATCTAA
- the LOC144212113 gene encoding sodium-dependent neutral amino acid transporter B(0)AT2-like gives MMEKQQMEVESHCEEDDNQDASEPVARAGWNNKIEYFLAQVGFSVGLGNVWRFPYLCHQNGGGSFLLLYVLMLVIVGIPLFFLELAAGQAIRQGSIGVWKYISPSLVGIGYSSCVVCFFVALYYNVILAWSLFYLGNSFQSPLPWTTCPEETNETVHKCEANSTTSYFWYRKALDVTNSIDETGSFNPYIVGCLFAAWVIVCLAMYKGIKSSVKVMYFSSIFPYVVLICFLVRGLLLEGALEGISFMFYPKLEIFGKIQVWRQAATQVFFALGLGFGSIIAYSSYNPKSNNCHRDAYTVSFINFFTSVLATLVVFAVLGFRANKIVAECVVRNVNLMLTESQNGFLNPTEMPIFNHSDPGSLGLEAYRSWFKAYGGHDQGNFTDCDLEVEMQKGVEGTGLVFIVFTEAMSLLPGSPFWSALFFLMLLNLGLSTMFGTMEGILTPLTDRFKTLADNKTKLTVFSCLLGFFIGLLFTQRCGNYFVMMFDDYSATLPLIIVVVFENFSVSWLYGADRFLDDIEEMLGWRPSVAYKYLWKYICQLAMMALLGATTIQMFLKVPTYMVWNEDKRSEIAEAYPSWALAVLALLIIFAMLPVPLGFIYTYAREKIASKVYTIVSTKSETPMIEVVHSSQWNGDA, from the exons ATG ATGGAGAAACAGCAAATGGAGGTCGAGTCCCACTGTGAAGAAGATGATAACCAAGATGCTTCTGAACCTGTAGCCCGAGCAGGCTGGAACAATAAAATCGAGTACTTTTTGGCTCAAGTAGGATTCAGCGTTGGGCTTGGCAATGTCTGGAGGTTTCCATATCTGTGCCATCAAAATGGAGGCG GCTCATTTTTGTTGCTGTATGTGTTAATGCTCGTGATTGTGGGTATCCCCTTGTTTTTTCTGGAGCTGGCAGCCGGTCAAGCTATCAGGCAGGGGAGCATCGGAGTATGGAAGTACATCTCCCCCAGTCTGGTGGGAATTGGCTACTCTAGCTGTGTG GTGTGCTTTTTTGTGGCTCTCTACTACAACGTTATCCTCGCATGGAGCCTTTTCTACCTCGGCAACTCCTTTCAGTCACCTTTACCTTGGACCACGTGTCCAGAGGAGACAAATGAAACCG ttcacaaATGTGAGGCCAACTCCACCACGTCCTACTTTTGGTACCGGAAAGCCTTGGATGTCACCAACAGCATCGACGAAACTGGCTCCTTCAACCCATATATTGTCGGCTGTTTGTTCGCCGCCTGGGTCATTGTGTGCTTGGCAATGTACAAGGGGATCAAGAGCTCTGTAAAG GTGATGTATTTTTCCTCCATCTTTCCCTACGTGGTTCTGATCTGCTTTCTCGTACGAGGTCTTCTCCTTGAAGGGGCCTTGGAAGGAATCTCTTTCATGTTTTACCCCAAG CTGGAGATCTTTGGAAAAATACAGGTGTGGCGCCAGGCCGCCACACAGGTCTTCTTTGCCTTGGGTTTAGGATTCGGCTCCATCATCGCTTATTCTTCCTACAACCCCAAAAGCAATAACTGCCACAGGGACGCCTACACAGTGTCATTCATCAATTTTTTCACTTCGGTTTTGGCCACTTTGGTGGTGTTTGCCGTGCTCGGCTTCCGCGCCAACAAGATTGTGGCTGAGTGCGTGGTGAG AAATGTCAATCTGATGCTGACAGAGAGCCAGAATGGTTTCCTGAACCCAACAGAGATGCCAATATTTAACCACTCGGACCCCGGGTCCTTGGGTCTTGAGGCATACCGGAGCTGGTTCAAAGCGTATGGAGGCCATGACCAGGGGAACTTCACGGACTGTGACTTGGAAGTGGAGATGCAGAAG GGCGTGGAAGGCACGGGCCTGGTATTTATCGTCTTCACCGAGGCCATGTCATTGTTGCCCGGCAGTCCGTTCTGGTCGGCGCTTTTCTTCCTCATGCTGCTCAATTTGGGCCTCAGTACTATGTTTGGTACTATGGAAGGAATCCTGACTCCGCTTACTGACCGTTTCAAGACTCTGGCAGACAATAAGACCAAACTCACAG TTTTCAGCTGCCTGTTAGGCTTCTTCATCGGCCTGCTCTTCACTCAACGCTGCGGGAACTACTTTGTCATGATGTTTGACGATTACTCAGCTACTTTACCGCTCATTATCGTGGTGGTTTTTGAGAACTTTAGCGTTTCCTGGCTGTATGGTGCTGACAG GTTCTTGGATGATATTGAAGAAATGCTAGGTTGGCGCCCATCAGTTGCCTACAAGTACTTGTGGAAGTACATATGTCAATTAGCCATGATGGCCTTACTTGGAGCTACGACCATCCAAATGTTCCTCAAAGTGCCCACTTACATGGTTTGGAATGAAGACAAG CGTTCCGAGATTGCCGAAGCGTATCCCAGCTGGGCTCTGGCCGTCTTGGCCTTACTCATCATATTTGCTATGCTGCCCGTACCATTGGGCTTCATCTACACTTATGCGCGGGAGAAAATCGCATCCAAAGTGTATACAATTGTTAGCACAAAGTCAGAAACGCCCATGATAGAAGTGGTACATTCTAGCCAATGGAATGGTGATGCTTGA